From a single Oncorhynchus nerka isolate Pitt River linkage group LG11, Oner_Uvic_2.0, whole genome shotgun sequence genomic region:
- the LOC115136603 gene encoding von Willebrand factor A domain-containing protein 5A-like isoform X1 has product MENCCGLVTVKNEPVPLKSIAVEVSVQGHVATVSSTLQYENQEQSPLEAIFVFPLPGEAAVCRFSAKIGQTEVVAEVQEKQKAQEQYDDALSSGQQAFLLEESDESPDVFKLSVGSLPPGEKASVSLDYVTELAVQADDGLRLCLPAVLNPRYQPQGSDSGSGGSAQVSSVPAGSVPYSLSLSAHVSSPHPISRVESNCPLDPLNYLNTEKTQATVSLAAGHQFDRDVELLLYYQDTHQPTAIVEAAQASAKPGSLMGDPVVMLSLYPEFPKDVMSSMTSHGEFLFVVDRSGSMECPMHLGSGSQDRISSARETLLLLLKSLPMGCYFNIIGFGSSYESFFPKSVEYSQKTMDEALQKVKEMRADLGGTEILQPLKHIYSQPCLPDQPRQLFLFTDGEVGNTKEVLDLVKTNAGSHRCFSFGVGEGASTALISGVAKQARGHAQFITGQDRMQPKVMQSLRFALQPAVVDISVKWNVPKEVSVTPLSSPIRVIFQGQRALLYAQLTGKSSGDTEGSVTVKYSLAKQPVENQLSFSLKPAEDTGMTVHRLGARTLIQSLEVEEREQDGEKEGAKEKVIELSVQSGVSSAFTAFIAVHQGDGEALQGQLLRRHVPTPMLYQSCTYMKQSCFMAQCSSLMMASSLQMSAPGKLKLSKKSKCKDFDSPAPTSKPVRDPLLQLISLQKASGSWVLEAALAEVLVKTEEEVSKPKPAQVDQEVWATVLALVWLYGFKMEAQEEWQFLAMKAVSWIQAQKVASVSECVQAGNTLLGCQVQKDTLGL; this is encoded by the exons ATGGAGAACTGCTGTGGATTGGTTACTGTCAAGAATGAACCAG TGCCTCTGAAGAGTATTGCTGTGGAAGTGAGTGTGCAGGGGCATGTGGCCACTGTGAGCTCCACTCTGCAGTATGAGAACCAGGAGCAGAGCCCCCTGGAGGCCATCTTTGTTTTCCCTCTGCCGGGAGAGGCTGCTGTCTGCAGGTTCAGCGCAAAGATAGGACAGACTGAGGTGGTGGCTGAGGTTCAGGAGAAACAGAAG GCACAGGAGCAGTATGATGATGCATTGAGTTCGGGCCAGCAGGCCTTCCTATTGGAGGAGAGTGATGAGAGCCCGGACGTGTTCAAGCTGAGTGTGGGCAGTCTGCCTCCAGGGGAGAAGGCCTCTGTCAGCCTGGACTATGTGACAGAGCTGGCTGTACAGGCTGACGACGGCCTGAGGCTCTGCCTGCCCGCCGTGCTCAACCCCCGTTACCAACCCCAGG GGTCAGACAGTGGTAGTGGTGGCAGTGCCCAGGTGTCCTCGGTGCCCGCTGGTTCTGTCCCCTACAGTCTGTCCCTCAGTGCCCATGTGTCGTCCCCTCATCCCATCTCTAGAGTAGAGTCCAACTGTCCCCTGGACCCACTCAACTACCTCAACACAGAGAAAACCCAAGccacg GTCAGTCTGGCTGCAGGTCATCAGTTTGACCGGGATGTTGAGCTGTTGTTGTATTACCAAGACACCCATCAGCCTACTGCTATAGTAGAGGCAGCACAGGCTTCTGCCAAGCCAG GCTCTCTGATGGGTGACCCAGTGGTCATGCTGAGCTTGTACCCAGAGTTCCCCAAGGATGTGATGTCATCTATGACCTCACACGGGGAGTTCCTGTTCGTAGTGGATCGCTCTGGCAGCATGGAATGCCCCATGCACCTTGGGTCTGGGTCACAGGACCGTATTAGCAGTGCcagg GAAACTCTGCTGCTCTTGCTGAAAAGCCTGCCCATGGGCTGCTACTTCAACATCATCGGCTTTGGGTCCAGTTATGAGTCCTTCTTTCC TAAGAGTGTGGAGTACAGCCAGAAGACTATGGATGAGGCTCTGCAGAAGGTGAAAGAAATGAGGGCTGACCTGGGAGGTACAGAGATCCTCCAGCCTTTAAAACATATCTACAGCCAGCCCTGCCTCCCCGACCAGCCCAGACAG CTCTTCTTGTTCACTGACGGTGAGGTGGGGAACACCAAGGAAGTCCTGGATCTGGTGAAGACGAATGCCGGTTCTCACAG GTGTTTCTCCTTTGGGGTCGGGGAGGGGGCCAGCACTGCTCTCATTTCTGGGGTGGCCAAGCAGGCCAGAGGGCACGCACAGTTtatcacaggacaggacaggatgcaGCCCAAA GTGATGCAGTCTCTCCGGTTTGCCCTGCAGCCAGCTGTGGTGGACATCTCAGTCAAGTGGAATGTCCCAAAGGAGGTGTCTGTCACCCCTCTGTCTTCACCAATCAGAGTGATTTTCCAGGGCCAAAGGGCACTTCTGTATGCCCAGCTCACTGGGAAG AGCTCGGGGGACACAGAGGGCTCGGTGACAGTGAAGTACAGCCTGGCCAAGCAGCCTGTTGAGAACCAGCTGAGCTTCAGTCTTAAGCCTGCAGAGGACACTGG aATGACTGTCCACAGGCTGGGTGCTCGAACCCTAATCCAATccctggaggtggaagagagggagcaggatggTGAGAAGGAGGGAGCGAAAGAGAAGGTGATAGAGCTCAGCGTCCAATCAGGAGTGAGCAGTGCCTTTACTGCCTTCATCGCTGTCCACCAAGGAGATGGAGAGGCCCTGCAAGGACAGCTGCTACGCAGACATGTCCCCACACcaa TGTTGTATCAAAGCTGCACGTACATGAAGCAGTCGTGTTTTATGGCTCAGTGCAGCTCCCTGATGATGGCGAGTAGTCTGCAGATGAGTGCCCCAGGCAAGTTAAAGTTGAGCAAAAAGAGTAAATGTAAAG ACTTTGACTCGCCAGCCCCAACCTCTAAGCCTGTGAGGGACCCTCTCCTCCAGCTGATCTCCCTTCAGAAGGCCTCTGGTTCCTGGGTCCTAGAGGCAGCATTGGCTGAGGTGCTggtgaagacagaggaggaggtgtccaAGCCAAAGCCTGCACAG
- the LOC115136603 gene encoding von Willebrand factor A domain-containing protein 5A-like isoform X3, with protein MENCCGLVTVKNEPVPLKSIAVEVSVQGHVATVSSTLQYENQEQSPLEAIFVFPLPGEAAVCRFSAKIGQTEVVAEVQEKQKAQEQYDDALSSGQQAFLLEESDESPDVFKLSVGSLPPGEKASVSLDYVTELAVQADDGLRLCLPAVLNPRYQPQGSDSGSGGSAQVSSVPAGSVPYSLSLSAHVSSPHPISRVESNCPLDPLNYLNTEKTQATVSLAAGHQFDRDVELLLYYQDTHQPTAIVEAAQASAKPGSLMGDPVVMLSLYPEFPKDVMSSMTSHGEFLFVVDRSGSMECPMHLGSGSQDRISSARETLLLLLKSLPMGCYFNIIGFGSSYESFFPKSVEYSQKTMDEALQKVKEMRADLGGTEILQPLKHIYSQPCLPDQPRQLFLFTDGEVGNTKEVLDLVKTNAGSHRCFSFGVGEGASTALISGVAKQARGHAQFITGQDRMQPKVMQSLRFALQPAVVDISVKWNVPKEVSVTPLSSPIRVIFQGQRALLYAQLTGKSSGDTEGSVTVKYSLAKQPVENQLSFSLKPAEDTGMTVHRLGARTLIQSLEVEEREQDGEKEGAKEKVIELSVQSGVSSAFTAFIAVHQGDGEALQGQLLRRHVPTPRRGHARTAATQTCPHTK; from the exons ATGGAGAACTGCTGTGGATTGGTTACTGTCAAGAATGAACCAG TGCCTCTGAAGAGTATTGCTGTGGAAGTGAGTGTGCAGGGGCATGTGGCCACTGTGAGCTCCACTCTGCAGTATGAGAACCAGGAGCAGAGCCCCCTGGAGGCCATCTTTGTTTTCCCTCTGCCGGGAGAGGCTGCTGTCTGCAGGTTCAGCGCAAAGATAGGACAGACTGAGGTGGTGGCTGAGGTTCAGGAGAAACAGAAG GCACAGGAGCAGTATGATGATGCATTGAGTTCGGGCCAGCAGGCCTTCCTATTGGAGGAGAGTGATGAGAGCCCGGACGTGTTCAAGCTGAGTGTGGGCAGTCTGCCTCCAGGGGAGAAGGCCTCTGTCAGCCTGGACTATGTGACAGAGCTGGCTGTACAGGCTGACGACGGCCTGAGGCTCTGCCTGCCCGCCGTGCTCAACCCCCGTTACCAACCCCAGG GGTCAGACAGTGGTAGTGGTGGCAGTGCCCAGGTGTCCTCGGTGCCCGCTGGTTCTGTCCCCTACAGTCTGTCCCTCAGTGCCCATGTGTCGTCCCCTCATCCCATCTCTAGAGTAGAGTCCAACTGTCCCCTGGACCCACTCAACTACCTCAACACAGAGAAAACCCAAGccacg GTCAGTCTGGCTGCAGGTCATCAGTTTGACCGGGATGTTGAGCTGTTGTTGTATTACCAAGACACCCATCAGCCTACTGCTATAGTAGAGGCAGCACAGGCTTCTGCCAAGCCAG GCTCTCTGATGGGTGACCCAGTGGTCATGCTGAGCTTGTACCCAGAGTTCCCCAAGGATGTGATGTCATCTATGACCTCACACGGGGAGTTCCTGTTCGTAGTGGATCGCTCTGGCAGCATGGAATGCCCCATGCACCTTGGGTCTGGGTCACAGGACCGTATTAGCAGTGCcagg GAAACTCTGCTGCTCTTGCTGAAAAGCCTGCCCATGGGCTGCTACTTCAACATCATCGGCTTTGGGTCCAGTTATGAGTCCTTCTTTCC TAAGAGTGTGGAGTACAGCCAGAAGACTATGGATGAGGCTCTGCAGAAGGTGAAAGAAATGAGGGCTGACCTGGGAGGTACAGAGATCCTCCAGCCTTTAAAACATATCTACAGCCAGCCCTGCCTCCCCGACCAGCCCAGACAG CTCTTCTTGTTCACTGACGGTGAGGTGGGGAACACCAAGGAAGTCCTGGATCTGGTGAAGACGAATGCCGGTTCTCACAG GTGTTTCTCCTTTGGGGTCGGGGAGGGGGCCAGCACTGCTCTCATTTCTGGGGTGGCCAAGCAGGCCAGAGGGCACGCACAGTTtatcacaggacaggacaggatgcaGCCCAAA GTGATGCAGTCTCTCCGGTTTGCCCTGCAGCCAGCTGTGGTGGACATCTCAGTCAAGTGGAATGTCCCAAAGGAGGTGTCTGTCACCCCTCTGTCTTCACCAATCAGAGTGATTTTCCAGGGCCAAAGGGCACTTCTGTATGCCCAGCTCACTGGGAAG AGCTCGGGGGACACAGAGGGCTCGGTGACAGTGAAGTACAGCCTGGCCAAGCAGCCTGTTGAGAACCAGCTGAGCTTCAGTCTTAAGCCTGCAGAGGACACTGG aATGACTGTCCACAGGCTGGGTGCTCGAACCCTAATCCAATccctggaggtggaagagagggagcaggatggTGAGAAGGAGGGAGCGAAAGAGAAGGTGATAGAGCTCAGCGTCCAATCAGGAGTGAGCAGTGCCTTTACTGCCTTCATCGCTGTCCACCAAGGAGATGGAGAGGCCCTGCAAGGACAGCTGCTACGCAGACATGTCCCCACACcaa GGAGAGGCCATGCAAGGACAGCTGCTACACAGACATGTCCCCACACcaagtga
- the LOC115136603 gene encoding von Willebrand factor A domain-containing protein 5A-like isoform X2, with the protein MENCCGLVTVKNEPVPLKSIAVEVSVQGHVATVSSTLQYENQEQSPLEAIFVFPLPGEAAVCRFSAKIGQTEVVAEVQEKQKAQEQYDDALSSGQQAFLLEESDESPDVFKLSVGSLPPGEKASVSLDYVTELAVQADDGLRLCLPAVLNPRYQPQGSDSGSGGSAQVSSVPAGSVPYSLSLSAHVSSPHPISRVESNCPLDPLNYLNTEKTQATVSLAAGHQFDRDVELLLYYQDTHQPTAIVEAAQASAKPGSLMGDPVVMLSLYPEFPKDVMSSMTSHGEFLFVVDRSGSMECPMHLGSGSQDRISSARETLLLLLKSLPMGCYFNIIGFGSSYESFFPKSVEYSQKTMDEALQKVKEMRADLGGTEILQPLKHIYSQPCLPDQPRQLFLFTDGEVGNTKEVLDLVKTNAGSHRCFSFGVGEGASTALISGVAKQARGHAQFITGQDRMQPKVMQSLRFALQPAVVDISVKWNVPKEVSVTPLSSPIRVIFQGQRALLYAQLTGKSSGDTEGSVTVKYSLAKQPVENQLSFSLKPAEDTGMTVHRLGARTLIQSLEVEEREQDGEKEGAKEKVIELSVQSGVSSAFTAFIAVHQGDGEALQGQLLRRHVPTPMLYQSCTYMKQSCFMAQCSSLMMASSLQMSAPDFDSPAPTSKPVRDPLLQLISLQKASGSWVLEAALAEVLVKTEEEVSKPKPAQVDQEVWATVLALVWLYGFKMEAQEEWQFLAMKAVSWIQAQKVASVSECVQAGNTLLGCQVQKDTLGL; encoded by the exons ATGGAGAACTGCTGTGGATTGGTTACTGTCAAGAATGAACCAG TGCCTCTGAAGAGTATTGCTGTGGAAGTGAGTGTGCAGGGGCATGTGGCCACTGTGAGCTCCACTCTGCAGTATGAGAACCAGGAGCAGAGCCCCCTGGAGGCCATCTTTGTTTTCCCTCTGCCGGGAGAGGCTGCTGTCTGCAGGTTCAGCGCAAAGATAGGACAGACTGAGGTGGTGGCTGAGGTTCAGGAGAAACAGAAG GCACAGGAGCAGTATGATGATGCATTGAGTTCGGGCCAGCAGGCCTTCCTATTGGAGGAGAGTGATGAGAGCCCGGACGTGTTCAAGCTGAGTGTGGGCAGTCTGCCTCCAGGGGAGAAGGCCTCTGTCAGCCTGGACTATGTGACAGAGCTGGCTGTACAGGCTGACGACGGCCTGAGGCTCTGCCTGCCCGCCGTGCTCAACCCCCGTTACCAACCCCAGG GGTCAGACAGTGGTAGTGGTGGCAGTGCCCAGGTGTCCTCGGTGCCCGCTGGTTCTGTCCCCTACAGTCTGTCCCTCAGTGCCCATGTGTCGTCCCCTCATCCCATCTCTAGAGTAGAGTCCAACTGTCCCCTGGACCCACTCAACTACCTCAACACAGAGAAAACCCAAGccacg GTCAGTCTGGCTGCAGGTCATCAGTTTGACCGGGATGTTGAGCTGTTGTTGTATTACCAAGACACCCATCAGCCTACTGCTATAGTAGAGGCAGCACAGGCTTCTGCCAAGCCAG GCTCTCTGATGGGTGACCCAGTGGTCATGCTGAGCTTGTACCCAGAGTTCCCCAAGGATGTGATGTCATCTATGACCTCACACGGGGAGTTCCTGTTCGTAGTGGATCGCTCTGGCAGCATGGAATGCCCCATGCACCTTGGGTCTGGGTCACAGGACCGTATTAGCAGTGCcagg GAAACTCTGCTGCTCTTGCTGAAAAGCCTGCCCATGGGCTGCTACTTCAACATCATCGGCTTTGGGTCCAGTTATGAGTCCTTCTTTCC TAAGAGTGTGGAGTACAGCCAGAAGACTATGGATGAGGCTCTGCAGAAGGTGAAAGAAATGAGGGCTGACCTGGGAGGTACAGAGATCCTCCAGCCTTTAAAACATATCTACAGCCAGCCCTGCCTCCCCGACCAGCCCAGACAG CTCTTCTTGTTCACTGACGGTGAGGTGGGGAACACCAAGGAAGTCCTGGATCTGGTGAAGACGAATGCCGGTTCTCACAG GTGTTTCTCCTTTGGGGTCGGGGAGGGGGCCAGCACTGCTCTCATTTCTGGGGTGGCCAAGCAGGCCAGAGGGCACGCACAGTTtatcacaggacaggacaggatgcaGCCCAAA GTGATGCAGTCTCTCCGGTTTGCCCTGCAGCCAGCTGTGGTGGACATCTCAGTCAAGTGGAATGTCCCAAAGGAGGTGTCTGTCACCCCTCTGTCTTCACCAATCAGAGTGATTTTCCAGGGCCAAAGGGCACTTCTGTATGCCCAGCTCACTGGGAAG AGCTCGGGGGACACAGAGGGCTCGGTGACAGTGAAGTACAGCCTGGCCAAGCAGCCTGTTGAGAACCAGCTGAGCTTCAGTCTTAAGCCTGCAGAGGACACTGG aATGACTGTCCACAGGCTGGGTGCTCGAACCCTAATCCAATccctggaggtggaagagagggagcaggatggTGAGAAGGAGGGAGCGAAAGAGAAGGTGATAGAGCTCAGCGTCCAATCAGGAGTGAGCAGTGCCTTTACTGCCTTCATCGCTGTCCACCAAGGAGATGGAGAGGCCCTGCAAGGACAGCTGCTACGCAGACATGTCCCCACACcaa TGTTGTATCAAAGCTGCACGTACATGAAGCAGTCGTGTTTTATGGCTCAGTGCAGCTCCCTGATGATGGCGAGTAGTCTGCAGATGAGTGCCCCAG ACTTTGACTCGCCAGCCCCAACCTCTAAGCCTGTGAGGGACCCTCTCCTCCAGCTGATCTCCCTTCAGAAGGCCTCTGGTTCCTGGGTCCTAGAGGCAGCATTGGCTGAGGTGCTggtgaagacagaggaggaggtgtccaAGCCAAAGCCTGCACAG